The bacterium nucleotide sequence GGCATCCCCCTCTCGGACACGGAGATCGTCATCATCGAGAGCCGCCGCCGGATCGGTTTCGACGCCGGGCACGAGTACCGGTATGAGGACGGCGCCACTACCACTCTCCCCACCCTGGCCGGCGGCGGCGTGCTCGTCTACGTCGTGGACGCCGCCCGCTCCTGGGGACAGATGCCCATCCGGGTGATCGGACCTTCCGACAACCCCTACCCCATCCTCCACTTCAGGGACTATCCGCTGCTCAGCGATGGTGAGAGCATCTCGGTAGGCGGCTACAGCATCACGGTCCGTTCCACCGGCGACCACCCCGACTACCTCATCATCACCGGAGAAAGCTAACCCTCCCGGCGGCTGCCCGCCTAGCGGTCTGCCGGCGTCCGGGCAACCGGCCCCGTTACACGTACGGGGAGGAGTGGGCGATCCCGCCGTCCACATCGAGGGTCACGCCGGTCACCCAGGATGCCTGGTCGGAGCACAGGAAGACCACAGCCGACGCCACGTCCATCGGCTCGCCGATGCGTCCCAGCGGATGCAGGGCCGCACCCCGCTCCTCGTCTTCCCAGAGCACCCTCGACAGGCGGGTCCTCACCACCCCCGGCGCCACGCCTACCACGCGAACGGTGGGCGCCAACTCGTATGCCAGGTGCCGGGTCATGTAGATGAGCCCGGCCTTGGAGATGTTGTAGGCGCCCATGCCCCGCCCCGGCAGCCGGCCACCGACGGAGGCGATGTTGCAGATCACCCCTCCGTGGTCGCGCATCCCGGCGGCCCAAACGGCCCGGGCGTAGACGAGCGGGCCCTCCAGGTTGATCTCCCAGGTCCGCCTCACCGCGCCCAGGTCCACGTCCATGAGCGGCCCGTAGGCCGGATTGGTCGCTGCATTGTTGACCAGCACATCGCAGGAACCGAAGCGCTCGACGGCGGTGCCCACGGCCGTGGCCGCACCCTCCTCGGTATCCGCTCGGGCCACCACCGCCGCCACCCGGTCCGCCTCACCCAGCCGGTCGGCAGCCGCCGCGATGTTCTCGGGCTTGCGGCTGGTGATCACCACGCCGCGGGCGCCCGCCGCCAGCATGGCGGCCG carries:
- a CDS encoding SDR family oxidoreductase, translated to MEARLDGRVAVITGASRGIGEAIAAAMLAAGARGVVITSRKPENIAAAADRLGEADRVAAVVARADTEEGAATAVGTAVERFGSCDVLVNNAATNPAYGPLMDVDLGAVRRTWEINLEGPLVYARAVWAAGMRDHGGVICNIASVGGRLPGRGMGAYNISKAGLIYMTRHLAYELAPTVRVVGVAPGVVRTRLSRVLWEDEERGAALHPLGRIGEPMDVASAVVFLCSDQASWVTGVTLDVDGGIAHSSPYV